The Vicinamibacterales bacterium DNA window GGGATGGCGGCCCTGGTGGCCCTGGCGCTGGTGAGCGCGTCGGGGGCACGGACCTCGGCGCAGGGCGAGCAGTACCGGCTCGTGCCCAACTGGCCGACGCTCCCCGCGGGGATGTGGTTCGGGCTGAAGGAAGCGCCGCCGCCGCCCGCAGAGCGCGAGGCGCAGGCGGCCGCGCGCCGGGCCCGCGGCCAGATGGGCGGAGGCGGCGGACTGCCCACCAACCAGCCCGGCATCTCCGGCCTGGCCATCGACCAGCGCGACCGGATCTTCGTGTTCAACCGCGGGCCGAAGCCCGTCATGGTGTTCAACACCGACGGCAAGCTCCTGATGGCCGGCGCCGACGGCGAGTACAACGGGAAGAAGATCAACCCGGACTGGGAGCACTCGGGCGGCGTGGACTGGGACGGCAACGTCTACGTCATCGAGCGCGACGCCCACCGCATCGTCAAGCTGTCTCCCAACCTCGACACGTTCCTGATGCAGATCGGGACCACGATGGAGAAGGGCACCGACGCCACGCACCTGAACCTGCCGTCGGGCATCGCCATCCTCAAGAGCGGCAACATCGTCGTGACCGACGGCTACGGCAACAACCGCGTCATCCTCTACGACAAGCACGGCAAGTTCCTGAAGCAGGTGGGGAAGGGCAAGGGCGGCCCCGACGACAAGGGCACCGGGCCCGGCGAGTGGGTGCTGCCGCACAAGCTCGCGGTGGATGCGCAGGAGAATCTCTACATCATCGACCGCGAGAACCACCGCCTGCAGGTGTTCGACAAGGATCTGAACTACCAGCGCGAGATCAAGAACGCGTGGAACCCCTGGGACGTGCACATCTCGCGCAAGGGGACCGAGGGCGTCGGCTACATGGCCGACCACATGCTGGAGCGCGTCCACAAGTTCTCGCTGAAGGACGGCACGCTCCTGGCCACCTGGGGCTCCCAGGGCCTGGGGCCGAACCAGTTCGACTGGGTGCACGGCGTGGTCGTGGACTCGAAGGGCGCGGTGTACGCGGCCGACACCTACGGGCAGCGCATCCAGAAGTTCGTGCCAGCGGGGATGTCCAGCCAGCGATAGACGAGGCTTTCTGGCGCGGGTGATCCCGGCCACCACGCGCGGGCACCCGCCGGGTCCTGTCGCCGGGCAGCCCACTGGCTCACGCCCCGCGTGGGGGCAGGAGCGATTCCGGTACCCGTCCCGCGTGCGGGGCGTTCACCAGCGGGCGCCCGCCCGGCGCCACCCGGCAGCCCGCCCTGGGTGGCCTGGCCTGGCATGGCGTCGGCCCGACGTGCGCTTCCGCCACGGACGGCGGCGAACTGACCCTGCGCTACGATCCACGCCGTGTCCACCGGCGCCGTGCGGTCCAGGCTGGCCGCGATCGACATCGTCCGCGGCGCCGTCATCGTCCTGATGGCGCTGGACCACACGCGCGACTTCACGACGAACCTGGGCTTTCCGCCGGAGAATCTCGCGCGCGCCTCGGCGGTGCTCTTCTTCACGCGCTGGGTCACGCACGTCTGCGCGCCGACGTTCGTGCTCCTGGCCGGCGTCGGCATCGGCCTCATGGCGGACCGGGGCCTGCCGGCGCGGGACCTGCGGCGGTACCTCGTCACGCGCGGCCTGTGGCTCATCGTCCTCGATCTGGTCATCACGCCCCTGGGGTGGAGCTTCGCGATCGAGCCGCTGCCCGTCTACGCACTGGTGCTGTGGGCGATCGGGCTTTCGATGATCGCCATGGCGGGTGCCGTCGCGCTCCCGCGCGCGTGGCTGCTGGCCCTGTCGCTCGCCGTCATCGCGGGCCACAACCTGACCGACGCGGTCCGCCCGCCGGACCTGGGTCCGCTCGCGTGGCTGTGGACCGTGCTGCACGCGCCGGGGTTCCTGTGGCCGGGCGGCATCTTCGTCGGGTATCCGCTGGTGCCCTGGGTGGCCGTCGTGGGCGTGGGCGTGGCGCTGGCGGACGTCTACCGGTGGGCCCCCGAGCGCCGCCGGCGGTGGCTCGTCGGGCTCGGCACCGCCGCGGTGGCGCTGTTCGTCGTGCTCCGTGCGCTGAACGGCTATGGCAACCCGGCGCCGTGGCGACCGCAGGCCACTGCGGCGCTCACGGCCGCGTCGTTCCTCAACGTCCTGAAGTACCCGCCGTCGCTGCAGTTCCTGCTGATGACGCTCGGGCCGGCACTCGTCGCCCTGGCGCTCGCCGAACGGGCCCGCGGCTGGTGGGCCGGCTGGCTCGCCACCTACGGGCGCGTGCCGCTCTTCTTCTACTGCGCCCATATCTTCGTCGTGCACGCCGCGGCGGTGGCGATCGCGTTCCTGCAGGGCGGCGAGCTCACGCGCATCCAGGCCGTCACCCATCCCGAGCGGATCCCGCCCTGGTTCGGCATTCCGCTGCCGGCCGTCTATCTCGTGTGGATGGGCATCGTGGCGGCGCTCTTCTGGCCGTGCCGGGCATACGGCCGTCTCAAGGCCAGCGGCGCGCACCCCTGGACGCGCTATCTCTGACGGACCTGTGCAGCTCAGCCGCGGCGGGGCGCGCGCGGGTGCCCGTGCCGTCGCGCACGTCTGGTAGAGTGCACACCCTCCATGCCGATCCTCCACGTCGCCTTCGCGCTGACGGCCGTCGTGCTCGCGTCGGTGTGGCTGACCGGGCGCGTGCGGGTGTTCACGAAGCTGGGGTCCGCGGCCACGGCCATCCTGTTCGGCCTGATTCTGTCGAACACGGGCGTCCTGCCGGGGGAGTCGCCGGTCTACGACTTCCTGATGGGCCCGGGCGTGCTGTCGGGCGTCGTGCTGGTGCTGCTGGGCGTGAACCTGCGGTCGATCCGCGAGGCCGGCCTCCCGATGCTGCTGGCGTTCACGCTCGGCGCGGCGGCCTCGATGCTGGGGGCCGCGGTGATGGCCGTCGTGCTCCACTCCTCCATCGGCCCGGACGCGTGGCGCCTGTCGGGCCAGTTTTCGGCCACCTACATCGGCGGCGGCATGAACTTCGCCGCCGTCGGCCAGGAACTGGGCACCCGGAGCGATCTCTTCTCAGCGGGCGTCGCCGCCGACGTGATCGTCACGGCGTTCTGGCTGCTGGCCTGCCTCACGGTGCCCGAGTTCTTCGGGGCCCGCAAGCCCGCGCGCGAGGCCGCGCACACCGGTGCGCCGACCTCGGCGG harbors:
- a CDS encoding 6-bladed beta-propeller — its product is MRRTTLGMAALVALALVSASGARTSAQGEQYRLVPNWPTLPAGMWFGLKEAPPPPAEREAQAAARRARGQMGGGGGLPTNQPGISGLAIDQRDRIFVFNRGPKPVMVFNTDGKLLMAGADGEYNGKKINPDWEHSGGVDWDGNVYVIERDAHRIVKLSPNLDTFLMQIGTTMEKGTDATHLNLPSGIAILKSGNIVVTDGYGNNRVILYDKHGKFLKQVGKGKGGPDDKGTGPGEWVLPHKLAVDAQENLYIIDRENHRLQVFDKDLNYQREIKNAWNPWDVHISRKGTEGVGYMADHMLERVHKFSLKDGTLLATWGSQGLGPNQFDWVHGVVVDSKGAVYAADTYGQRIQKFVPAGMSSQR
- a CDS encoding heparan-alpha-glucosaminide N-acetyltransferase domain-containing protein; translated protein: MSTGAVRSRLAAIDIVRGAVIVLMALDHTRDFTTNLGFPPENLARASAVLFFTRWVTHVCAPTFVLLAGVGIGLMADRGLPARDLRRYLVTRGLWLIVLDLVITPLGWSFAIEPLPVYALVLWAIGLSMIAMAGAVALPRAWLLALSLAVIAGHNLTDAVRPPDLGPLAWLWTVLHAPGFLWPGGIFVGYPLVPWVAVVGVGVALADVYRWAPERRRRWLVGLGTAAVALFVVLRALNGYGNPAPWRPQATAALTAASFLNVLKYPPSLQFLLMTLGPALVALALAERARGWWAGWLATYGRVPLFFYCAHIFVVHAAAVAIAFLQGGELTRIQAVTHPERIPPWFGIPLPAVYLVWMGIVAALFWPCRAYGRLKASGAHPWTRYL
- a CDS encoding DUF819 family protein, with translation MPILHVAFALTAVVLASVWLTGRVRVFTKLGSAATAILFGLILSNTGVLPGESPVYDFLMGPGVLSGVVLVLLGVNLRSIREAGLPMLLAFTLGAAASMLGAAVMAVVLHSSIGPDAWRLSGQFSATYIGGGMNFAAVGQELGTRSDLFSAGVAADVIVTAFWLLACLTVPEFFGARKPAREAAHTGAPTSAGGFRLDTLLGSSGVPMTMADFAGLGAVTLGAIAASDLLAAWVPAVPRVLWLTTIALALAHVPQVTRLNGAIVFGHYLLLLFLASNGAKSVVARIVEVGPAIFYFAAGTVAIHGVLIFGVGLLFTRDADLLSIASQANVGGATSAMALAGARRRMDLILPAVAAGMLGNAFGNYAGIAVAQVVRGITG